A genomic window from Arthrobacter sp. FW305-BF8 includes:
- a CDS encoding YceI family protein, which yields MALSTELTRGTWTLDNSHSEIAFTVRHAGISKVRGQFKDAAATLDLAEDVTATKVEATIKTASFDSGDANRDAHVRGEDFFDVEKFPEMSFVSNGLVANGDSYELQGDLTIKGVTRPVSLETEFNGVAVDPFGNTRAGVSAETTISRKDFGLTWNAVLEAGGVLVSDKVAINLELAFIAPAA from the coding sequence ATGGCACTTTCCACCGAACTCACCCGCGGCACCTGGACCCTCGACAACTCCCACAGTGAGATCGCCTTCACTGTCCGCCACGCCGGCATCAGCAAGGTCCGGGGCCAGTTCAAGGACGCCGCCGCAACCCTGGACCTCGCCGAGGACGTAACGGCCACCAAGGTCGAGGCCACCATCAAGACCGCCAGCTTCGACTCCGGCGACGCCAACCGCGACGCCCACGTCCGCGGCGAAGACTTCTTCGACGTCGAGAAGTTCCCGGAAATGTCCTTCGTCTCCAACGGCCTCGTTGCCAACGGCGACAGCTACGAGCTCCAGGGCGACCTGACCATCAAGGGTGTCACCCGCCCCGTCTCCCTCGAGACCGAATTCAACGGCGTTGCCGTTGACCCCTTCGGCAACACCCGCGCCGGTGTTTCCGCCGAGACCACCATCAGCCGCAAGGACTTCGGCCTGACCTGGAACGCCGTGCTGGAAGCCGGCGGCGTCCTGGTCAGCGACAAGGTTGCCATCAACCTGGAACTGGCCTTCATCGCACCTGCAGCGTAG
- a CDS encoding redox-sensing transcriptional repressor Rex yields MTSLDSPPQAVPGPAGPTAPTGAAGKQIPPAAVARLTIYLRALNSLLAEGTERVSSESLAELSGVSSSTLRKDLSHVGSYGTRGVGYEVQYLSRHIAAALGLTHDWKVAIVGAGNLGKALARYGGFESRGFDVVAIFDADQMVVGNEVGWLRVSDVADLEAVLERTGTNMVVLALPAAVAQSICDRVVGAGVRSILSFAPVMLQVPDGVTLRKVDMATELQILAYHAQRAQTPGQPE; encoded by the coding sequence GTGACTTCGCTCGATTCACCACCCCAGGCCGTGCCCGGGCCAGCCGGCCCAACTGCGCCTACGGGGGCTGCCGGTAAGCAGATTCCGCCGGCGGCCGTGGCCCGGCTGACGATCTACCTGCGCGCCCTGAACTCCCTGCTGGCCGAAGGCACCGAGCGGGTCTCCTCCGAATCACTGGCTGAGCTTTCCGGGGTCAGCTCCTCAACGCTCCGCAAGGACCTGTCCCACGTGGGCTCCTACGGCACCCGCGGCGTGGGTTACGAGGTGCAGTACCTGAGCCGCCACATCGCCGCCGCACTGGGCCTGACGCATGACTGGAAGGTCGCGATTGTCGGCGCCGGCAACCTGGGCAAGGCGCTGGCCCGCTACGGCGGCTTCGAATCCAGGGGCTTCGACGTGGTTGCCATCTTCGACGCTGACCAGATGGTGGTGGGCAACGAGGTGGGCTGGCTGCGGGTCAGTGACGTTGCGGACCTGGAAGCTGTCCTGGAGCGGACCGGCACCAACATGGTGGTGCTGGCGCTGCCTGCCGCAGTGGCCCAGAGTATCTGTGACCGGGTGGTGGGCGCCGGCGTGCGCAGCATCCTCAGTTTTGCTCCCGTGATGCTCCAGGTGCCCGACGGCGTGACGCTGAGGAAGGTGGACATGGCCACCGAGCTGCAGATCCTGGCCTACCATGCGCAACGGGCGCAGACGCCCGGCCAGCCGGAGTAA
- a CDS encoding glutaredoxin family protein, producing the protein MANPDVVLLTKADCHLCAAARDAVGRVTARLGLSWSERQLDSDDELRDRYAEEIPVVLVDGIQRDFWKIDEARLERVLRRAIAGD; encoded by the coding sequence ATGGCAAACCCCGACGTCGTTCTCCTCACCAAAGCTGACTGCCACCTGTGCGCAGCGGCGCGCGACGCCGTCGGGCGGGTGACTGCCCGGCTGGGACTTTCGTGGTCGGAGCGGCAGTTGGACTCGGACGACGAACTGCGCGACCGCTATGCCGAGGAGATTCCAGTGGTGCTGGTTGACGGGATCCAGCGCGACTTCTGGAAGATCGACGAGGCCCGCCTGGAGCGTGTCCTGCGCCGCGCCATCGCAGGGGATTAG
- a CDS encoding HAD family hydrolase produces MPEEKYVAVAHRPVAKQQHGEAAFFDVDNTLMRGASLFHVARKMHQRGAFTLAQAAGMAWKQLKFVLRGENLNDVHAVRDSALRLAAGITEEDIRALGEEVYDEMIASRIWPGAKALAEQHLRVGRKVWLVTATPIEVATVISTRLGLTGALGTVGETKDGFYTGRLVGDILHGAAKAVAVQGIADAHGLDLKRCWAYSDSYNDIPLLTMVGHPVAINPDGRLRKHSREHNWPVYDFRSGRRAATLGLKAATAGGAVYGLWRGYTRFRGPRA; encoded by the coding sequence ATGCCCGAGGAGAAGTACGTCGCTGTGGCCCACCGTCCGGTTGCAAAGCAGCAACACGGCGAGGCAGCCTTCTTCGACGTCGACAACACCCTCATGCGCGGGGCGAGCCTGTTCCACGTGGCCAGGAAAATGCACCAGCGCGGAGCCTTCACGCTGGCGCAGGCTGCGGGGATGGCGTGGAAGCAGCTCAAGTTCGTACTCCGGGGCGAGAACCTCAATGACGTCCACGCGGTGCGGGATTCAGCGCTGAGGCTCGCCGCCGGCATCACGGAGGAGGACATCCGGGCGCTGGGCGAGGAAGTCTACGACGAGATGATCGCCTCCCGGATCTGGCCGGGGGCGAAAGCCCTGGCCGAGCAGCACCTGCGGGTGGGCCGGAAGGTATGGCTCGTCACTGCGACGCCGATCGAGGTGGCCACGGTGATTTCCACCAGGCTGGGGCTCACCGGCGCCCTCGGGACCGTGGGCGAAACCAAGGACGGCTTCTACACCGGCAGGCTCGTCGGGGACATTCTGCACGGCGCAGCCAAGGCCGTGGCGGTACAGGGCATCGCGGATGCGCACGGCCTGGACCTGAAGCGCTGCTGGGCCTACAGCGACTCCTACAATGACATCCCGCTGCTGACGATGGTGGGGCACCCGGTGGCGATCAACCCGGATGGCCGCCTGCGCAAGCACTCCCGCGAGCACAACTGGCCGGTCTACGACTTCCGCTCGGGCCGCCGGGCCGCCACCCTGGGCCTCAAGGCAGCCACGGCAGGCGGAGCCGTCTACGGCCTGTGGCGGGGCTACACGCGCTTCCGCGGCCCCCGCGCCTGA
- a CDS encoding 30S ribosomal protein bS22, with product MGSVIKKRRKRMAKKKHRKLLRKTRHQRRNKK from the coding sequence GTGGGTTCAGTTATTAAGAAGCGTCGCAAGCGTATGGCCAAGAAGAAGCACCGCAAGTTGCTTCGCAAGACCCGCCACCAGCGCCGCAATAAGAAGTAG